Proteins encoded together in one Anguilla anguilla isolate fAngAng1 chromosome 9, fAngAng1.pri, whole genome shotgun sequence window:
- the LOC118235189 gene encoding WD repeat-containing protein 44-like: MDSDTSDSEEFYDTTEDVSLILSTNASPAKSVLLSTKGSEESPTVVASLFAPQEPCNEDSLQIIDSIIEESQRGGTAEEVSLTEDVWKIKNEVSGVPLAPGVMAVGQHITVDNLHEPAEVCIATEQEDMGATPKTGGLGKHYPSTTRAPDITSSLIHNWQSPPSPQVSAEEGREQEAADILEEVSHTVFSGPAKPPRQFSTEPDIVASTKKSPPMRPPLPSGTPPPRPPPPFRPPPPSRTGTQEVLRPSKLEVSFKPVEPCGLMSPSTTVECITKELQHSLDLASATSGDKLVITQEHDRQSSASPTAETAGAQRPRSNSGRELTDEEILSSVIIKNLDTGEEIPLSLAEEKLPNGINPLTLHIMRRTKEYITDDDEQSDDEDKSQSQLSETDGGKLKQRTTKFKKFLGKSVKRAKHFAEEYGEKAVNKVKSVRDEVFHMDQDDPSSSDDEGMPYTRPLRFKAAHGFKGPFDFDQIKAVQDLSGEHTGAVWTMKFSHCGRLLATAGQDTIVRIWVLKNAFDFFYNMRMKYNTDGRVSPSPSQESLCSSKSDADGGINTAPEDPDTEDSNAPFRQVPFCKYKGHTADLLDLSWSKNYFLLSSSMDKTVRLWHVSRRECLCCFQHIDFVTAIAFHPRDDRYFLSGSLDGKLRLWNIPDKKVALWNEVDGQTRLITAANFCQNGKYAVIGTYDGRCVFYDTEHLKYHTQIHVRSTRGRNRIGRKITAIEPLPRENKILVTSNDSRIRLYDLRDLSLSMKYKGYVNSSSQIKASFSHDYSFIVSGSEDRFVYIWSTYHDLSKFTSVRRDRNDFWEGIKAHNAVVTSAIFAPNPSAIVPSEAGLETLDAECKSTDSGGSDTIPSGALKTDHTEVLISADFTGAIKVFINMKKY, encoded by the exons ATGGACTCGGACACAAGTGACTCAGAAGAATTCTATGATACGACTGAAGATGTCAGTTTGATTCTTTCCACAAATGC GTCACCTGCAAAGAGTGTCCTTCTCTCAACAAAG GGGAGTGAGGAGAGCCCTACAGTGGTGGCCTCTTTGTTTGCCCCACAGGAGCCCTGCAATGAAGACTCCCTCCAG ATCATTGACAGCATAATTGAGGAGAGCCAGAGGGGTGGCACTGCAGAGGAGGTGTCACTCACAGAGGATGTTTGGAAAATTAAGAATGAGGTGTCTGGGGTGCCTTTGGCCCCAGGGGTCATGGCTGTGGGGCAGCACATCACTGTTGATAACCTACACGAGCCTGCTGAGGTATGCATTGCCACTGAGCAGGAGGACATGGGGGCCACTCCCAAAACTGGGGGTCTAGGGAAACACTACCCCTCAACTACAAGAGCCCCAGATATTACCAGCAGCCTCATCCACAATTGGCAAAGCCCACCATCTCCCCAGGTGTCTGCAGAGGAGGGGCGGGAACAGGAAGCAGCTGACATTTTGGAAGAAGTCTCTCACACTGTGTTCTCCGGCCCTGCTAAGCCTCCAAGGCAGTTCTCCACTGAGCCAGACATTGTAGCCAGCACTAAGAAGTCCCCGCCTATGAGGCCACCCCTTCCTAGTGGCACTCCTCCACCTCGACCTCCTCCCCCGTTTCGTCCTCCACCGCCATCCCGTACAGGGACCCAAGAGGTGCTGCGGCCATCAAAACTAGAAG TGTCCTTCAAGCCAGTGGAGCCTTGTGGTTTGATGTCTCCCAGCACTACAGTGGAATGTATCACCAAGGAGCTGCAGCACTCTTTGGACTTGGCCAGTGCAACTAGCGGGGACAAATTGGTAATCACCCAA GAGCATGACAGACAAAGCTCCGCCTCCCCCACCGCTGAGACAGCTGGAGCCCAGCGACCGCGATCCAACTCCGGTCGTGAGTTGACAGATGAG GAGATACTGTCAAGTGTGATTATTAAGAACTTGGACACTGGGGAGGAGATCCCGTTGAGCCTGGCGGAGGAGAAGCTGCCGAATGGAATCAACCCGCTCACACTCCATATCATGAGGAGGACCAAAGAGTACATCAC GGATGATGATGAGCAGTCAGATGATGAAGACAAGTCCCAGTCTCAGTTGTCTGAGACAGATGGAGGAAAGCTCAAACAAAGAAC AACAAAATTTAAGAAGTTCTTGGGTAAATCTGTTAAGAGGGCCAAACACTTTGCAGAAGAGTATGGTGAGAAGGCTGTAAACAAAGTGAAGAGTGTCCGTGATGAAG TGTTCCATATGGACCAGGATGACCCCTCTTCTAGTGATGATGAGGGGATGCCCTACACCAGACCACTCAGATTCAAAGCTGCTCACGGCTTCAAGGGCCCTTTCGATTTTGACCAGATAAAAGCTGTCCAAGACCTGAGTGGGGAGCACACG GGTGCCGTGTGGACAATGAAGTTCTCTCACTGTGGAAGACTGCTGGCCACCGCAGGACAAGACACCATTGTGCGGATCTGGGTCTTGAAGAATGCCTTTGACTTCTTCTACAACATGCGGATGAAGTACAACACAGACG GGAGGGTTTCCCCATCCCCTTCTCAGGAAAGCTTGTGTTCTTCAAAATCAGATGCAGATGGTGGG ATTAACACCGCCCCAGAGGACCCCGACACCGAAGACAGTAACGCCCCCTTCCGACAGGTTCCCTTCTGCAAGTACAAAGGGCACACAGCTGACCTGCTGGACCTGTCCTGGTCTAAG aacTACTTCCTTCTGTCATCATCAATGGACAAGACGGTCAGGCTATGGCACGTATCAAGAagagagtgtctgtgctgcttCCAGCACATTGACTTTGTCACGGCCATTGCTTTCCACCCCAGA GATGACCGGTATTTCCTCAGTGGCTCTCTGGATGGGAAGCTGCGGCTCTGGAACATTCCTGACAAGAAGGTGGCGCTGTGGAATGAGGTGGACGGGCAGACGCGTCTCATCACCGCCGCCAACTTCTGCCAGAATGGGAAGTATGCTGTCATTGGCACTTACGACGGGCGCTGCGTCTTCTATGACACAGAG cACCTTAAATACCACACCCAAATCCACGTGCGATCTACCAGAGGCAGGAACCGAATTGGCCGCAAGATCACCGCGATAGAGCCACTACCTAGAGAGAACAAG ATTTTGGTGACCTCCAATGATTCAAGGATTCGTTTATACGACTTAAGAGATCTCTCTTTGTCTATGAAGTACAAAGGTTATGTCAACAGCAGCAGTCAAATCAAGGCGAGTTTCAG TCATGATTACTCATTCATCGTGAGTGGCTCAGAGGACAGATTTGTTTACATCTGGAGCACCTACCATGACTTGAGCAAATTCACCTCTGTTCGGCGAGACCGCAATGATTTCTGGGAAGGTATCAAAG CCCACAATGCTGTTGTCACGTCAGCCATCTTTGCACCCAACCCCAGTGCAATCGTTCCATCTGAAGCAGGCCTGGAAACACTGGATGCAGAGTGCAAGAGCACAGACTCTGGAGGCTCCGATACCATCCCATCAG GTGCACTGAAGACAGATCATACAGAGGTACTGATCTCAGCAGACTTCACTGGTGCCATCAAAGTGTTCATCAACATGAAAAAGTACTGA
- the LOC118235191 gene encoding U2 snRNP-associated SURP motif-containing protein-like, which produces MADKKGKNVGVKRTLTKKEQEELKKKEEEKAAEVFEEFLASFDSNEKSGVKTFVRGGIVNATKGAEEVKKSKLYRPDTKFTPLAQHVSTTQSSEVKKPLIKKKTEDKKKSNLELFKEELKQIQEEREERYKRKKNEPGCYGDLDIPLTRRSIFDDDPGVPTTTNLYIGCINPKMNEEMLCKEFGKYGPLASVKIMWPRTDEERTRVTNRGFVAFMTRKDAERALAALDGKTVMGFEMKLGWGKAVRIPPQPLYTPIGALKMSTPPPPSGLPFNAQPRERFRNDFTKPWGRSKEEFEKTLSEAVVKVVIPTERNLLGLIHRMIEFVVREGPMFEAIIMNKEKNNRDFRFLFDNKSQEHVYYRWKLYSILQVSSPNEWSTADFGSSAGAPFGAPPLLKPYLHGDEDTSEDPASPSQEEELKKGQLKAEHREKLEDILRALAPRREEVGDAMAFCLERAEAAEEVVGCIAESLSLLQTPLQKKIARLYLVSDILYNSCAKVANASYYRKYFESKLPQIFGDISEAYRNIQARLQAEQFKQKVMCCFRAWEDWAVYPESYLIQLQNIFLGLVKAGQEVIERPEVTTPDLDGTPLEDLDGSPMASLSWDPTTLDGMPVDDIDGVPLGNPLDDIDGMPMEENADKNKSIPRPRVALSKWERVDDSEVLPQVNAESKWDLIKEQDSEEEVNVGVDPKGDDGNTEDSSGEDSSSPSKYDVADFKRSVTNFELSEDKRSKLRELEVKVMKFQDDLESGKRPRKSGMGVQQQVEHYRNKLLQKEFDKDDQDRKEKFTQKSKERVKKDEKRDKAEDKSKIKDKKRSNKESSQDWDRNRAGEEKVRERTERYGGGNSTSPSRTKSKSPMKSKQLRSPSPGRKSKRSSSGSPHRSHKKIKKGKH; this is translated from the exons ATGGCagataaaaaaggcaaaaatgttGGAGTTAAACGGACATTAACcaaaaaagaacaggaagaaCTGAAGAAAAAG gaagaagaaaaagcagcagAGGTTTTTGAAGAGTTTTTAGCATCTTTTGACAGCAATGAGAAAAGTGGGGTGAAGACCTTTGTCCGTGGTGGCATTGTGAATGCAACAAAAG GAGCAGAAGAGGTGAAGAAAAGCAAGCTTTACAGACCAGACACCAAATTTACACCGTTAGCTCAGCATGTTTCTACAACACAGTCCTCAGAAGTCAAGAAACCT CTAATTAAAAAGAAGACAGAAGACAAAAAGAAGAGTAATCTTGAACTCTTCAAAGAAGAGCTAAAGCA gattcaggaagagagagaagagaggtataaaaggaagaaaaatgaacCAGGATGCTATGGAGACTTGGACATTCCGTTGACTCGACGATCAA TATTTGATGACGACCCTGGTGTGCCAACTACAACTAATCTGTATATTGGATGTATTAACCCAAAG ATGAATGAGGAAATGCTTTGCAAAGAGTTTGGAAAGTACGGACCACTGGCCAGCGTGAAGATTATGTGGCCTCGGACGGACGAGGAGCGCACCAGGGTCACAAACCGTGGCTTTGTGGCCTTCATGACCCGTAAAGATGCGGAAAGAGCTTTGGCAGCTCTTGATG GTAAAACGGTCATGGGTTTCGAAATGAAGCTGGGATGGGGAAAAGCGGTTCGTATCCCTCCCCAACCGCTGTACACCCCCATAGGGGCGCTAAAAATgtccacgcccccgcccccatctgGCCTGCCCTTCAACGCTCAGCCTCGAGAGCGGTTCAGAAATGACTTCACTAAGCCCTGGGGCAGGTCCAAGGAGGAATTTGAAAAG ACTCTGTCCGAAGCCGTAGTCAAAGTGGTTATCCCAACAGAAAG AAACCTTTTAGGCCTCATCCACAGAATGATAGAGTTTGTGGTGCGTGAGGGACCCATGTTTGAAGCCATTATTATGAATAAAGAGAAGAACAATCGTGACTTCAG GTTCTTATTTGACAACAAAAGTCAGGAGCATGTGTACTATCGCTGGAAATTGTACTCCATTCTCCAGGTAAGCT CCCCCAATGAGTGGAGCACGGCAGACTTCGGATCTTCCGCGGGGGCTCCCTTTGGCGCCCCCCCCCTGCTGAAGCCATACTTGCATGGAGATGAGGACACCAGTGAAGACCCCGCCTCTCCCTCCCAGGAAGAGGAACTGAAGAAAGGCCAGCTTAAGGCAGA GCACAGGGAGAAGCTTGAGGACATTCTCAGAGCCCTCGCCCCACGCAGGGAGGAGGTCGGTGATGCCATGGCGTTTTGCCTGGAGAGGGCAGAGGCAGCAGAGGAGGTCGTGGGGTGCATCGCGGAGTCCCTGTCTCTCTTGCAGACTCCCCTGCAGAAGAAG ATTGCAAGATTGTATCTGGTGTCGGACATTTTATACAATTCTTGTGCCAAAGTTGCCAACGCGTCCTACTATCGAAAATA CTTCGAATCGAAACTGCCCCAGATATTTGGAGACATCAGTGAGGCTTATCGGAACATTCAGGCTAGGCTTCAAGCTGAACAGTTTAAG caaaagGTCATGTGTTGCTTCAGGGCATGGGAGGATTGGGCCGTCTACCCTGAATCCTACCTGATTCAGCTGCAGAATATCTTCCTGGGCCTCGTCAAGGCTGGGCAGGAGGTGATCGAGAGGCCAGAA GTCACCACTCCTGACCTTGACGGTACTCCACTGGAGGACTTGGATGGTTCACCCATGGCCAGCCTGTCCTGGGACCCTACCACCTTGGATGGGATGCCTGTCGACGACATTGACGGGGTCCCCCTGGGCAACCCACTGGACGACATTGATGGAATGCCAA TGGAGGAAAACgctgataaaaataaaagcattccTCGCCCTCGAGTGGCTCTTTCCAAATGGGAAAGGGTTGATGATTCTGAAGTTCTGCCCCAAG TGAATGCTGAATCAAAATGGGATCTGATAAAAGAGCAAGATTcagaggaggaggtgaatgTCGG TGTGGACCCTAAGGGGGATGATGGGAATACAGAGGACAGCAGTGGAGAGGACTCGTCTAGCCCATCCAAGTATGATGTGGCCGATTTCAAAAGATCCGTGACTAACTTTGAGCTGTCTGAGGACAAGAGGAGCAAGCTGCGTGAACTTGAG GTCAAAGTGATGAAATTTCAGGATGACCTTGAGTCAGGGAAAAGACCCAGGAAGTCAGGAATGGGTGTTCAGCAGCAAGTAGAACACTATCGGAACAAGTTGTTACAGAAG GAGTTTGATAAAGATGATCAGGACAGGAAGGAAAAGTTCACACAAAAGTcaaaagagagagtgaagaaAGATGAGAAGAGGGACAAAGCAGAAGACAAGAGTAAAATAAAGGACAAGAAGAGGAGTAATAAGGAATCAAGTCAGGATTGGGACAGAAACAGGGCCGGCGAGGAGAAGGTTCGGGAGCGTACAGAACGGTACGGAGGAGGCAACTCTACCTCCCCTTCCAG AACAAAATCAAAGTCTCCGATGAAGTCCAAGCAGTTGCGATCACCATCGCCTGGCAGAAAGTCAAAGAGGTCAAGCTCCGGGTCACCTCATCGttctcacaaaaaaattaaaaagggcaAACACTGA